The Fibrobacter sp. UWB2 genome window below encodes:
- a CDS encoding sodium-dependent transporter translates to MTERENFKSRLGFILIAAGCAIGLGNVWRFPFITGQYGGAAFVLIYLFFLLIFGFPILVMEFAVGRSSKRGVGRSFAILEKPGQKWHYAGVPMIAGNYLLMMFYTTVTGWMLYYFYRMVTMGDLMHLSPAEVGAEFTNMLGNGPLLSFWMVVATFAGLSIVALGLQRGVERITKTMMSALLIIMLILMVRVLTLPGAGEGLKFYLLPDFAKLKEAGIGEVVFAALGQSFFTLSIGIGSMSIFGSYIKKQHSLLTEAAHICVLDTGVALIAGLIIIPACFAFGLKPDAGPGLIFATLPNVFAQMPAGRICGAAFFLFMSFAALSTLVAVFENIVAYWMDVRNVERKKAVKWNFVAITILSLPCALGFNVLSSFEPFGPGSCVLDLEDFLVSNTLLPLGSLIFVLFCNSRYGWGQFKFISEANLGVGMKFPKLKILHLYFKWGLPIIISVIFVLGYMQKFAPSLYNKIFE, encoded by the coding sequence ATGACAGAAAGAGAAAACTTTAAATCCCGTCTTGGTTTTATCTTGATTGCTGCTGGTTGCGCCATTGGGCTTGGCAACGTTTGGCGTTTCCCGTTTATCACGGGGCAGTATGGCGGTGCCGCCTTTGTGCTGATTTACCTCTTCTTCTTGTTGATTTTCGGTTTCCCGATTCTCGTGATGGAATTTGCTGTTGGCCGCTCGTCCAAGCGTGGCGTGGGCCGTTCGTTTGCCATCCTTGAAAAGCCGGGGCAAAAGTGGCATTATGCAGGTGTTCCGATGATTGCGGGTAACTACCTTCTCATGATGTTCTATACGACAGTGACGGGGTGGATGCTCTATTACTTCTACCGCATGGTGACGATGGGCGACCTCATGCATTTGTCTCCTGCTGAAGTCGGTGCTGAATTTACGAATATGCTCGGCAATGGCCCCTTGCTCTCGTTCTGGATGGTGGTCGCAACTTTCGCGGGCCTTTCGATTGTGGCACTTGGGCTCCAGCGCGGTGTGGAACGCATCACGAAGACGATGATGTCTGCGCTCCTTATCATTATGCTCATCTTGATGGTCCGCGTGCTCACGCTCCCGGGTGCAGGCGAAGGTCTTAAGTTCTACTTGTTGCCGGACTTTGCAAAGCTCAAGGAAGCAGGTATTGGCGAGGTCGTGTTTGCGGCTCTTGGCCAGTCGTTCTTTACGCTTAGCATTGGCATTGGCTCCATGAGCATTTTCGGTAGCTACATCAAGAAACAGCATTCGCTTTTGACCGAAGCGGCTCACATTTGTGTGCTCGATACGGGCGTTGCCTTGATTGCTGGTCTTATCATTATTCCGGCGTGCTTTGCGTTTGGACTCAAGCCGGATGCTGGTCCGGGGCTTATTTTTGCAACGCTCCCGAACGTGTTTGCGCAGATGCCAGCAGGCCGTATTTGCGGTGCCGCGTTCTTCCTCTTTATGTCTTTTGCGGCGCTCTCGACGCTTGTGGCCGTGTTCGAAAACATTGTTGCTTATTGGATGGACGTGCGCAATGTAGAACGCAAGAAGGCGGTGAAGTGGAACTTTGTCGCAATTACGATTTTGTCGCTCCCGTGCGCGCTCGGCTTTAACGTGCTTTCGAGCTTTGAACCGTTTGGTCCGGGAAGTTGCGTTCTGGACTTGGAAGACTTCTTGGTCTCGAATACGCTTTTGCCGCTGGGTTCGCTTATCTTTGTGCTGTTCTGCAACTCCCGCTATGGCTGGGGACAGTTCAAGTTTATCTCTGAAGCGAATTTGGGCGTTGGCATGAAGTTCCCGAAGTTAAAGATTTTGCATCTCTACTTCAAGTGGGGCTTGCCGATTATCATTTCCGTGATTTTCGTGCTCGGGTACATGCAGAAGTTCGCTCCGAGCTTGTACAACAAGATATTTGAATAA
- the fabF gene encoding beta-ketoacyl-ACP synthase II, with protein sequence MENVVITGMGCVSSLGNSPELLWQNLLQGKSGIAPIQRFDASAYTSRMASEIREFDASEIYSTRDQSRFSRCIQYAVYSAFQALKMAGISPENENPERCGAIIGSSIGGLQYCYDAAVALSNRGPSRVSPFYIPMAIVNMPAGEVCNKTGWMGPSYTVTSACATSNHSIANAYDMIRLGRCDVMLAGGADETVNPLSLAGFTSMKAVSKRNDAPEQASRPFDKDRDGFVIGEGAAVLVLESESHAKARGANILARIAGVGASSDAHHISAPRPDGKGVMLAMANAMKEAGIEAKDISYINTHGTSTPLGDIAECSAIETLFKQSSASALENLKVNSSKSMIGHCLGAAGALESVVTIMSVMNQKIHGTLNVFEQDPEIHLDVCANGAVNQKIDYAMSNGFGFGGQNGVIIFARN encoded by the coding sequence ATGGAAAATGTTGTTATTACAGGTATGGGCTGCGTTTCCTCTCTCGGAAACTCCCCCGAATTATTGTGGCAGAACTTGCTCCAGGGCAAGTCTGGCATTGCTCCCATTCAGCGTTTCGACGCTTCGGCTTACACATCTCGCATGGCTAGCGAAATCCGTGAGTTCGACGCTTCGGAAATCTACAGCACCAGAGACCAGTCTAGGTTCTCCCGCTGCATCCAGTATGCCGTTTACTCGGCATTCCAGGCCTTGAAGATGGCTGGCATCTCTCCGGAAAACGAAAATCCGGAACGTTGCGGCGCTATCATTGGTAGCAGTATCGGTGGTTTGCAGTATTGCTATGATGCCGCTGTGGCTCTCAGCAATCGTGGTCCGTCCCGCGTTTCCCCGTTCTATATTCCGATGGCCATCGTGAATATGCCGGCAGGTGAAGTTTGCAACAAGACTGGCTGGATGGGCCCGTCCTACACGGTCACTTCCGCTTGCGCAACTTCCAACCACTCCATCGCCAATGCCTATGACATGATTCGTCTCGGCCGCTGCGATGTGATGCTCGCTGGTGGTGCCGACGAAACGGTGAACCCGCTCAGCCTTGCTGGCTTTACCAGCATGAAGGCCGTCAGCAAGCGCAATGACGCTCCGGAACAGGCTTCCCGCCCGTTCGATAAGGATCGCGATGGCTTCGTGATCGGTGAAGGCGCTGCAGTCCTCGTGCTCGAAAGCGAATCTCACGCTAAGGCTCGTGGTGCAAATATTCTCGCCCGTATCGCTGGTGTCGGTGCAAGCTCTGACGCTCACCACATCTCCGCTCCGCGTCCGGATGGCAAGGGTGTGATGCTCGCAATGGCCAACGCCATGAAGGAAGCTGGCATCGAAGCTAAGGATATTAGCTATATTAACACTCACGGTACATCCACACCGCTCGGTGACATTGCAGAATGCTCTGCCATCGAAACGCTCTTCAAGCAGTCCTCTGCATCGGCTCTCGAAAACCTTAAGGTCAATTCGTCCAAGTCTATGATCGGCCACTGCCTGGGTGCTGCAGGTGCTCTCGAATCCGTCGTGACCATCATGTCTGTGATGAACCAGAAGATTCATGGTACACTCAACGTGTTCGAACAGGATCCGGAAATTCATCTCGATGTCTGCGCAAATGGTGCTGTCAACCAGAAGATTGACTACGCTATGAGCAACGGCTTTGGCTTCGGAGGCCAAAATGGAGTTATCATTTTCGCGAGGAATTAA
- the orn gene encoding oligoribonuclease, which yields MPKSSRNLVWMDLEMSGLYPEKDVILEIATIVTDANLNILAEGPVIAIHQPENVFESMDEWNTRHHNQSGLVDRCRRSQYSLKDAELETLRFIKPFTEKGKNLLCGNSITQDRRFLYKYMPEISEWLCYRNVDVSSIKELSYRWYPNLEDFQKEKRHEALNDIRESIAELAYYRKTIFK from the coding sequence ATGCCAAAGAGTTCTCGAAATTTAGTGTGGATGGACCTGGAAATGTCCGGTCTCTATCCTGAAAAAGATGTCATTCTCGAAATTGCGACCATTGTTACCGACGCCAATTTGAACATTCTCGCCGAAGGCCCCGTCATTGCTATTCACCAGCCCGAAAACGTTTTCGAAAGCATGGACGAATGGAACACTCGGCACCACAACCAGAGCGGACTCGTAGACCGTTGTCGCCGTTCACAGTATTCCCTCAAGGATGCCGAACTCGAAACACTCCGATTCATCAAGCCGTTTACCGAAAAAGGCAAGAACCTCCTCTGCGGAAATTCCATCACGCAGGACAGGCGCTTTTTGTACAAGTACATGCCCGAAATTTCGGAATGGCTCTGCTACCGCAATGTCGACGTGAGCTCCATCAAGGAACTCAGTTACCGCTGGTACCCGAACCTCGAAGATTTCCAGAAAGAAAAACGCCACGAAGCTTTAAACGACATCCGCGAAAGCATCGCCGAACTCGCCTACTACCGAAAGACCATCTTCAAGTAA
- a CDS encoding penicillin-binding transpeptidase domain-containing protein, with protein MERLPYAQRMRNRCIAITILVTIIVAIVHCSTKDDPEESAKQLSEQQTAITADTLAQAIAPSDTNPFDEPITADTSAKENPNGLAALKGIEDEDFENSGNTAAGNAASATNATVESTDNVRDTVHIKSQKDPILADKIDILLRRYRPDLGVILVVNTRTNEIIAWGERRDGKVQNKPDWIGRPTFPAASLAKLVTIAAAMESNRYSLNTPIPMIGRHHTLYLNQLRVPEKYNGPTMDLSEAFARSANPPMAIVGKTIGAKRLNAAAAKLGYNKRFPGNAPNASSYTAPDTGYGLAEVACGFTTSTTLTPLLAAAQVRAILTKKPLEIPWARDMAPFAPQKPLALDVGKFSENTYYGLRESMLRSVTQGTAHKHMSTKNMARKNFEALRLGGKTGSLDGTDPAGRYDWFMGFAEAKNDPSKSIVVIVMQMHKEIRSQPATQVAATVINYWAHQNLDLKK; from the coding sequence ATGGAAAGACTCCCCTACGCCCAGAGAATGCGCAACCGCTGCATTGCGATTACCATCCTCGTTACGATTATTGTTGCCATTGTTCACTGTTCCACCAAAGACGATCCTGAAGAATCCGCTAAACAGCTAAGCGAGCAGCAAACCGCAATAACAGCAGACACGCTCGCCCAAGCCATCGCTCCAAGCGACACCAACCCCTTCGACGAACCGATTACCGCTGACACCTCAGCAAAAGAAAACCCGAATGGTCTCGCCGCCCTGAAAGGCATCGAAGATGAAGACTTCGAAAACTCGGGCAACACCGCCGCCGGAAATGCAGCAAGCGCCACAAACGCAACAGTCGAAAGCACAGACAACGTCCGCGACACCGTTCACATCAAGTCACAAAAGGATCCAATTCTCGCCGATAAAATCGACATTCTCCTCCGCCGCTACCGCCCGGATTTGGGAGTCATCCTTGTCGTGAATACCAGGACAAACGAAATCATCGCCTGGGGCGAACGCCGAGATGGCAAGGTGCAGAACAAGCCAGACTGGATTGGACGCCCCACCTTCCCCGCCGCCTCGCTAGCCAAGCTCGTGACGATTGCCGCCGCCATGGAAAGCAACCGTTACTCGCTCAACACGCCCATCCCGATGATCGGCCGCCACCACACGCTTTACCTGAACCAGCTCCGCGTCCCCGAAAAATACAACGGCCCCACGATGGATCTTTCCGAAGCGTTCGCCCGCTCTGCAAACCCGCCGATGGCTATCGTCGGGAAAACCATCGGTGCAAAGCGCCTCAACGCAGCCGCCGCAAAGCTCGGCTACAACAAGCGATTCCCCGGGAATGCCCCAAACGCGTCAAGTTACACAGCCCCGGACACGGGTTACGGCCTTGCCGAAGTTGCCTGCGGTTTTACAACCTCGACAACCCTTACGCCGCTTCTCGCCGCGGCGCAAGTCCGCGCCATTCTCACCAAGAAGCCTCTTGAAATTCCATGGGCTCGTGACATGGCTCCGTTCGCCCCGCAAAAGCCCCTCGCCCTCGACGTCGGAAAGTTCAGCGAAAACACGTACTACGGCCTTCGCGAATCCATGCTCCGCTCCGTGACGCAGGGAACCGCCCACAAGCACATGTCCACAAAGAACATGGCCCGCAAGAATTTTGAAGCGCTCCGCCTCGGCGGAAAGACCGGCTCTCTCGACGGTACAGACCCCGCCGGCCGTTACGACTGGTTCATGGGATTTGCCGAAGCGAAAAACGACCCGAGCAAGTCCATCGTCGTCATCGTGATGCAGATGCACAAGGAAATTCGTTCGCAACCGGCAACGCAAGTGGCCGCCACCGTCATCAATTACTGGGCGCACCAAAACTTGGATTTGAAAAAA